A region of the Cyanobium usitatum str. Tous genome:
GTTGGCCATCAGGGGCAGATCACAGCCACTCAGATTAAGGGCCGAAGAAATCAAGGGGCAATGGGCCCCAGGTGTCTTCTGCGGCCGTATCTGCTGAACAGTGGCCGCTGATCAAAAGGCCCTCACCTAAACCGGTTTCAGCGCGCACCTGGAAGCGACCGCTGTTCTGGTTGGCCTTAAGGAAGACCGGACCCTCGATCGAATCGAGGGCTACACCGGCTGGATCTAGCTCCAATTGCGACCAGCCCAGAGCCGTTTCAACTTGACGCAGGCAGGTCACCGCTGATGCTGCAGAAGCGGCCATCACCCCCGCCGTAAACCAGTCGCAGCGAGCAAGCAGCGGCTCAAGCTCTAGCCGTAACGCCGAGCAGGCTGCTGGGTCAAGCGAAGGAGCAGTGCGCAGCCCCCGCAGGGATGCCAGGCCCTGACTCACTTGATGTACTCCTTGAGCACGCCGTTGCGGTTGGGGTGGCGCAG
Encoded here:
- a CDS encoding DUF1824 family protein, translated to MSQGLASLRGLRTAPSLDPAACSALRLELEPLLARCDWFTAGVMAASAASAVTCLRQVETALGWSQLELDPAGVALDSIEGPVFLKANQNSGRFQVRAETGLGEGLLISGHCSADTAAEDTWGPLPLDFFGP